A section of the Citrus sinensis cultivar Valencia sweet orange chromosome 8, DVS_A1.0, whole genome shotgun sequence genome encodes:
- the LOC102623127 gene encoding peroxisome biogenesis protein 12 isoform X1 → MLFQVGGQGTRPTFFEMAAAQQLPASLRAAVTYSVGVLALRRPFLHKVLDYEDEFFALLMLILETHSLRNTDASFSESLYGLRRRSVRIRAKKDDTRLKSSDGIHHSGLEKRQRVLSVVFMVVMPYFKSKLHSVYNKEREARLQASLWGPTDERFDDADYFGGGGNPLVSRGGTDAETSVRTRLTKKIQKTIFACYPWLHASCEGLSFTYQLLYLLDATGFYSVGLHALGIHVCRATGQELMDNSSRISKIRSRERERLLGPLWLKKLQGALLSCAYTMLDYAQTGLIAAVFFFKMMEWWYQSAEERMSAPTVYPPPPPPPPPKVAREGIPLPPDRTICPLCSQKRANPSVVTVSGFVFCYACIFKYVSQYKRCPVTLMPATVEQIRRLFHDM, encoded by the exons ATGTTGTTTCAGGTGGGAGGACAAGGCACACGGCCAACGTTCTTCGAGATGGCGGCTGCTCAGCAGCTGCCCGCCAGTCTTCGAGCCGCTGTCACTTACTCTGTTGGC GTTTTGGCATTAAGAAGACCGTTTCTCCATAAAGTTTTAGACTATGAAGACGAGTTCTTTGCTTTGCTTATGCTGATTCTCGAAACCCACAGTTTGCGAAATACAG ATGCCTCTTTTTCTGAATCGCTATATGGTTTGCGAAGGAGATCTGTGAGAATAAGAGCAAAAAAGGATGATACTCGATTGAAGTCCAGTGATGGGATTCATCATTCTGGGTTAGAAAAGCGCCAAAGGGTTCTTTCAGTTGTATTTATG GTTGTGATGCCGTATTTTAAGTCGAAATTGCATTCAGTCTACAACAAGGAAAGGGAAGCCAGGCTACAAGCAAGTTTATGGGGACCTACTGATGAAAGATTTGATGATGCAGACTATTTTGGTGGAGGGGGTAACCCTCTTGTTTCTAGGGGAGGTACAGATGCAGAAACATCAGTTAGAACACGTTTAACgaagaaaattcagaaaacaatatttGCTTGCTATCCATGGCTACATGCTAGCTGTGAAG GATTATCATTCACTTATCAGCTCTTATATCTGCTGGATGCTACTGGCTTCTATTCTGTAGGATTGCATGCCCTTGGAATCCATGTTTGTCGAGCTACAGGGCAAGAGCTG ATGGATAATTCTTCTAGAATATCCAAGATACGAAGCCGTGAACGTGAGAGACTTCTCGGCCCTCTATGGTTGAAG AAATTACAAGGAGCATTACTTAGCTGTGCATACACGATGCTTGACTATGCACAGACTGGCTTGATTGCAGCagtattcttttttaaa ATGATGGAATGGTGGTACCAATCTGCTGAGGAGAGAATGTCAGCCCCAACGGTGTATCCACCACCCCCACCACCTCCACCCCCAAAG GTTGCCAGAGAGGGTATTCCACTGCCACCTGATAGAACAATCTGCCCATTATGCTCACAGAAGCGTGCAAATCCATCTGTAGTTACGGTCTCAGGGTTTGTATTCTGCTATGCTTGCATATTCAAGTATGTTTCACAG TATAAGCGCTGCCCAGTGACATTAATGCCAGCAACTGTTGAGCAGATAAGGAGACTCTTTCACGATATGTAG
- the LOC102623127 gene encoding peroxisome biogenesis protein 12 isoform X2, with protein sequence MLILETHSLRNTDASFSESLYGLRRRSVRIRAKKDDTRLKSSDGIHHSGLEKRQRVLSVVFMVVMPYFKSKLHSVYNKEREARLQASLWGPTDERFDDADYFGGGGNPLVSRGGTDAETSVRTRLTKKIQKTIFACYPWLHASCEGLSFTYQLLYLLDATGFYSVGLHALGIHVCRATGQELMDNSSRISKIRSRERERLLGPLWLKKLQGALLSCAYTMLDYAQTGLIAAVFFFKMMEWWYQSAEERMSAPTVYPPPPPPPPPKVAREGIPLPPDRTICPLCSQKRANPSVVTVSGFVFCYACIFKYVSQYKRCPVTLMPATVEQIRRLFHDM encoded by the exons ATGCTGATTCTCGAAACCCACAGTTTGCGAAATACAG ATGCCTCTTTTTCTGAATCGCTATATGGTTTGCGAAGGAGATCTGTGAGAATAAGAGCAAAAAAGGATGATACTCGATTGAAGTCCAGTGATGGGATTCATCATTCTGGGTTAGAAAAGCGCCAAAGGGTTCTTTCAGTTGTATTTATG GTTGTGATGCCGTATTTTAAGTCGAAATTGCATTCAGTCTACAACAAGGAAAGGGAAGCCAGGCTACAAGCAAGTTTATGGGGACCTACTGATGAAAGATTTGATGATGCAGACTATTTTGGTGGAGGGGGTAACCCTCTTGTTTCTAGGGGAGGTACAGATGCAGAAACATCAGTTAGAACACGTTTAACgaagaaaattcagaaaacaatatttGCTTGCTATCCATGGCTACATGCTAGCTGTGAAG GATTATCATTCACTTATCAGCTCTTATATCTGCTGGATGCTACTGGCTTCTATTCTGTAGGATTGCATGCCCTTGGAATCCATGTTTGTCGAGCTACAGGGCAAGAGCTG ATGGATAATTCTTCTAGAATATCCAAGATACGAAGCCGTGAACGTGAGAGACTTCTCGGCCCTCTATGGTTGAAG AAATTACAAGGAGCATTACTTAGCTGTGCATACACGATGCTTGACTATGCACAGACTGGCTTGATTGCAGCagtattcttttttaaa ATGATGGAATGGTGGTACCAATCTGCTGAGGAGAGAATGTCAGCCCCAACGGTGTATCCACCACCCCCACCACCTCCACCCCCAAAG GTTGCCAGAGAGGGTATTCCACTGCCACCTGATAGAACAATCTGCCCATTATGCTCACAGAAGCGTGCAAATCCATCTGTAGTTACGGTCTCAGGGTTTGTATTCTGCTATGCTTGCATATTCAAGTATGTTTCACAG TATAAGCGCTGCCCAGTGACATTAATGCCAGCAACTGTTGAGCAGATAAGGAGACTCTTTCACGATATGTAG
- the LOC102609629 gene encoding uncharacterized protein LOC102609629, with translation MGCFFAYFCGTCACKHRKRRHLVNAIATQPDSPRDKVSEALQLVKSTKEEAPEKPIAESKEKVEEALDCCSTIKKVTSDLNVKTLEEELVIEQVVIDNLVENNENEESVDLVKSNENDKEIDILDQENEKKERGDDDLVKKIERKGSENVGETPKVPNYRYQNCAASEDDCDEDLQPEGSEINDGNGDSNDLGSNRQMFLVQEESSDSLFSLSIESRKQVCEVELGEKEVNSPMPKCSANQKLDEARDGSQCFHSVLNPVENLTQWKVIKARAATTPFNCHNKENINFCPEPSFKLTTWSLKLNPNKKNEVVDGDVAVDTSLSSWLVDPKATPMSNTSIISDGNSSQNRQDKPILGDLTVEEVKELSVPTSARQSRRCRSPDEPKVGTIGSYWSHTGKVINSDSGSSSQGMPKRTSKTCEDEKVKRHSTPLQSRLDSWIEF, from the exons ATGGGGTGCTTTTTTGCATATTTTTGCGGCACTTGTGCTTGTAAGCATCGAAAGCGCCGGCATTTGGTGAATGCAATTGCAACTCAGCCCGATTCCCCA AGAGATAAAGTAAGTGAAGCTCTTCAACTGGTTAAATCGACAAAAGAAGAAGCTCCTGAAAAACCCATTGCAGAATCAAA AGAGAAAGTGGAGGAGGCATTGGATTGTTGCAGTACTATAAAGAAAGTCACTTCTGATTTAAATGTCAAGACTCTTGAAGAAGAGTTGGTTATTGAGCAAGTTGTTATTGATAATTTGGTGGAAAACAATGAGAACGAGGAGAGTGTTGATTTGGTCAAAAGCAATGAGAATGATAAAGAGATCGATATCTTGGATCAAGAGAAcgagaagaaagagagaggtGATGATGACTTggtgaaaaaaattgagagaaaaggAAGTGAAAACGTAGGAGAGACACCAAAAGTTCCAAATTATAGATACCAAAATTGTGCTGCTAGTGAAGATGACTGTGATGAAGATTTGCAACCGGAAGGAAGTGAGATAAATGATGGTAATGGTGATTCTAATGATTTGGGTAGTAATCGACAAATGTTTTTAGTTCAAGAAGAGTCATCAGATTCATTGTTTTCACTATCAATAGAGTCTAGAAAACAAGTTTGCGAAGTTGAATTGGGGGAAAAGGAGGTTAATAGTCCAATGCCTAAATGTAGTGCTAATCAAAAACTTGATGAGGCTAGAGATGGGAGTCAGTGTTTTCATTCTGTGCTGAATCCAGTTGAAAATCTTACTCAATGGAAAGTGATCAAAGCAAGAGCTGCAACAACTCCGTTCAACTGTCACAACAAAGAGAACATCAATTTTTGCCCAGAGCCTAGTTTTAAGCTAACAACTTGGAGTTTGAAACTGAATCCTAATAAGAAGAATGAGGTTGTGGACGGAGATGTTGCAGTTGATACAAGCCTTTCAAGCTGGTTAGTTGACCCCAAAGCAACACCAATGTCCAATACTAGTATCATATCTGATGGAAATTCAAGTCAAAATCGTCAGGATAAGCCAATTTTGGGGGATTTAACAGTTGAAGAGGTGAAAGAATTATCTGTACCTACATCTGCAAGACAGTCAAGGAGATGCCGTAGTCCTGATGAACCTAAAGTAGGTACAATTGGGAGCTACTGGAGTCATACAGGGAAGGTTATAAATTCAGATTCAGGCTCTTCCAGCCAAGGAATGCCCAAAAGAACAAGCAAAACTTGTGAG GATGAGAAAGTGAAGCGGCATTCTACCCCATTGCAATCAAGGCTGGATTCTTGGATAGAGTTTTAG